The Nitrospira sp. genome window below encodes:
- the aceE gene encoding pyruvate dehydrogenase (acetyl-transferring), homodimeric type: MSDHCTPQPQNDSDPQETHEWLDSLEYVIETGGVERAAYLFERLRDRLAQRGARISNPFNTPYVNTIPVAQEPAYPGNLELERRIRSLVRWNALAMVVKANKEHSGIGGHISTYASAATLYEVAFNHFLRGKDSPDRGDLVYFQGHASPGIYARGYVEGRFSEDALHHFRREIEADGKGLSSYPHPWLMPDYWEFPTVSMGLGPIMSIYQARFNRYLRDRSLKDTSLQRVWAFVGDGEMDEPESFAALTLAAREQLDNLTWVVNCNLQRLDGPVRGNGKIIQELEAIFHGAGWNVIKVIWGGDWDPLLAQDDEGLLVRRMGEVVDGWYQKYTVEGGAFARKHFFGADPRLLKMVASYSDEQIHKLLRGGHDPRKVYAAYKAAVEHRGRPTVILAKTIKGYGLGETGEGRNVTHQQKKMNEQELREFRTRFSVPLSDEQVASTPFFRPPVGSPEATYLAERVKAMGGSLPKRQVKIEPLQTPGLDRFKEFLEGSNDRAFSTTMGFARMLGRLLGHKPFGKNLVPIIPDEARTFGLEALFRQYGIYSHVGQLYEPADKSSLLHYFEATNGQILEEGITEAGAMSSFIAAGTAYATHGINTIPLFIYYSMFGFQRVGDLMWAASDMRARGFLLGATAGRTTLEGEGLQHQDGHSHLLAGVYPTIAVYDPAFMFELAVILQDGLRRMYQSQEEGLYYIALYNEPYPMPAMPPDAEEGILEGMYRFRPAPEGARHRAQILASGPLVNEAIKAQVLLLERYGVAADVWSVTSYKALRMRALEAERWNMLHPEEPQRKSYLQQTVETFHGPCVAVSDYVRLVSEQIAPWIPGGLLALGTDGFGRSDTRKTLRRFFEIDAEHLVVATLYALHRRDRSIEAKTVNQAAKDLGIRSDDRAPWQH; encoded by the coding sequence GTGAGCGACCACTGCACTCCGCAGCCGCAGAATGACAGCGATCCACAGGAAACCCACGAATGGCTGGACTCGCTTGAGTATGTCATCGAGACAGGCGGCGTGGAGCGGGCGGCCTATCTCTTTGAGCGACTCCGCGATCGACTTGCCCAGCGGGGAGCACGGATTTCCAACCCTTTCAATACGCCATATGTGAACACGATTCCTGTCGCCCAGGAACCGGCTTATCCCGGCAACCTTGAGCTTGAACGTCGCATCCGCAGCCTCGTTCGGTGGAACGCCCTGGCGATGGTCGTCAAAGCGAATAAAGAACATTCCGGCATCGGGGGACATATTTCGACCTATGCCTCGGCGGCCACCCTGTACGAGGTTGCCTTCAACCATTTTCTGCGCGGCAAGGATTCACCCGATCGCGGAGACCTTGTCTATTTCCAAGGCCATGCCAGCCCGGGGATCTACGCGCGTGGCTATGTCGAGGGTCGTTTTTCGGAAGACGCGCTCCATCACTTCCGGCGCGAGATCGAGGCGGACGGAAAAGGCTTGTCGTCCTACCCCCATCCCTGGCTCATGCCGGACTACTGGGAATTTCCGACGGTGTCAATGGGACTCGGCCCGATCATGTCAATCTATCAGGCGCGATTCAACCGGTACCTGCGGGATCGCAGCCTGAAGGATACGAGCCTCCAGCGCGTATGGGCCTTCGTCGGGGACGGTGAAATGGATGAGCCGGAAAGCTTCGCCGCGCTGACGCTCGCCGCTCGCGAGCAGCTGGACAATCTCACGTGGGTCGTCAATTGCAATCTTCAGCGTCTGGACGGCCCAGTCCGCGGCAACGGCAAGATCATCCAAGAACTGGAAGCGATCTTCCACGGCGCCGGCTGGAACGTCATCAAGGTGATTTGGGGCGGCGATTGGGATCCATTGCTGGCGCAGGATGATGAAGGGCTGCTTGTGAGGCGGATGGGCGAAGTCGTCGACGGCTGGTATCAAAAGTATACGGTGGAGGGTGGCGCCTTCGCCCGGAAACATTTCTTCGGCGCCGATCCCCGGCTGCTCAAGATGGTGGCATCCTATTCGGACGAGCAAATCCACAAACTGCTGCGCGGCGGACATGATCCTCGAAAAGTGTACGCGGCTTACAAAGCCGCCGTGGAGCACCGAGGCCGACCGACCGTGATTCTCGCCAAGACGATCAAAGGGTATGGCTTGGGAGAGACAGGGGAAGGGCGCAACGTCACCCATCAGCAAAAAAAGATGAATGAGCAGGAGTTGCGCGAGTTCCGTACCCGATTCAGTGTGCCCCTGTCGGATGAACAAGTCGCTTCGACGCCGTTTTTTCGGCCGCCGGTCGGCAGTCCCGAAGCGACCTATCTCGCCGAGCGGGTAAAGGCCATGGGTGGTTCGCTACCGAAGCGCCAGGTGAAAATTGAACCGTTGCAGACACCGGGCCTCGATCGGTTCAAGGAGTTCCTCGAAGGGTCGAATGATCGGGCGTTCTCCACGACGATGGGCTTTGCCCGCATGCTGGGTCGCCTGTTGGGCCACAAGCCATTCGGGAAAAATCTCGTGCCCATCATTCCAGACGAGGCACGCACGTTCGGTCTCGAGGCGCTCTTCCGCCAATACGGCATCTATTCGCATGTCGGCCAGCTGTATGAACCGGCGGACAAGAGTTCGCTGCTCCATTACTTCGAAGCGACGAACGGTCAGATTCTCGAAGAAGGCATCACCGAAGCCGGTGCCATGTCATCCTTCATCGCTGCCGGCACGGCCTATGCGACGCATGGGATCAACACGATCCCTTTGTTCATCTATTACTCGATGTTCGGGTTCCAACGAGTCGGAGACTTGATGTGGGCCGCTTCAGACATGCGCGCTCGTGGCTTTCTGCTGGGGGCCACAGCGGGACGTACGACCTTGGAGGGCGAAGGCCTGCAACATCAAGATGGACATAGCCATCTGTTGGCCGGTGTGTATCCGACCATCGCCGTCTACGATCCAGCTTTCATGTTCGAGCTTGCCGTCATCCTGCAGGATGGGCTCAGGCGCATGTACCAGAGTCAGGAAGAGGGGCTGTATTACATCGCGCTCTACAACGAACCCTATCCGATGCCAGCCATGCCGCCTGACGCAGAAGAGGGCATACTGGAAGGCATGTACCGCTTCCGACCGGCGCCCGAGGGGGCCAGGCATCGAGCACAGATATTGGCGAGTGGTCCGCTCGTCAACGAAGCGATCAAAGCACAAGTGTTGCTGCTGGAACGCTACGGTGTCGCGGCAGACGTATGGAGCGTCACCAGCTACAAGGCGTTGCGGATGCGGGCGCTCGAGGCCGAGCGGTGGAACATGTTGCATCCCGAAGAGCCGCAACGAAAGAGCTATCTTCAGCAGACTGTCGAAACGTTCCATGGTCCCTGCGTGGCAGTGAGCGACTATGTGCGTTTGGTCAGCGAGCAGATCGCTCCATGGATACCGGGCGGCCTGCTTGCGCTCGGTACCGACGGATTTGGCCGGAGTGATACCCGCAAGACCTTGCGTCGGTTCTTCGAGATTGATGCCGAACACTTAGTCGTGGCGACACTCTACGCTCTCCATCGTCGAGATCGATCCATCGAGGCGAAGACCGTCAACCAAGCCGCAAAAGACCTGGGCATCCGATCGGATGACAGAGCGCCCTGGCAACATTGA
- a CDS encoding dihydrolipoamide acetyltransferase family protein: MKVELPFLAEGIEGGDVVLVLVQEGDQVSEGQSLVELETDKATVPVPSSAAGKVVRLLVREGDHVKVGQALVELEGAHGAEQSAQSPASEKPAIAPASQPPPPVESAHGEAVEPGESPSAASSATAQPETEQPSLTRPEDKTAAAPSSSIGPTIPAPPSVRRLARELAVDLTQVKGTEAGGRITAEDVKAFVRERTRRTDVASVAGASKSGGVFTTTYGNERREPLPSLRRKIAANMTQSWTTIPHVHQFQEADITELMELQKRYALEFKKKGATLTLTSLILKAVVHALKRYPLLNATLDLTSGEVIYKDYYNIGVAVDTPAGLIVPVVHDVDRKDLFQISLELADLAERTRARGVKLEELRGATFTVSNMGGLGAGPFTPIINTPQVGILGIGKARMTPVYRDGQFVPRRVLQLCVAYDHRLVDGAVGARFTIEIVKVLEDFQGMFLGL; encoded by the coding sequence ATGAAAGTCGAGTTGCCATTTCTCGCGGAAGGGATCGAGGGCGGCGATGTGGTCCTGGTTCTGGTCCAGGAAGGCGACCAGGTCAGCGAAGGCCAATCGTTGGTCGAATTGGAAACCGACAAGGCCACGGTCCCGGTGCCGTCGTCGGCAGCTGGAAAGGTCGTCCGTCTGCTTGTGCGGGAGGGAGATCACGTCAAGGTTGGGCAAGCGCTCGTCGAGTTGGAGGGCGCACATGGCGCGGAACAGTCGGCCCAGTCGCCGGCGTCCGAGAAGCCTGCGATTGCTCCGGCTTCGCAACCTCCGCCGCCCGTCGAATCGGCTCATGGGGAGGCCGTGGAACCGGGTGAATCGCCGTCGGCCGCATCATCCGCAACAGCTCAGCCTGAAACAGAGCAACCGTCTCTCACACGGCCTGAGGACAAGACTGCTGCGGCACCCTCATCGTCGATCGGCCCCACCATCCCTGCGCCTCCGTCGGTGCGGCGGCTCGCCCGCGAATTGGCCGTAGATCTGACACAGGTGAAGGGTACGGAAGCCGGAGGCCGGATCACCGCCGAGGATGTGAAAGCGTTTGTTCGTGAACGAACCAGACGTACCGACGTTGCCTCTGTCGCAGGGGCCTCTAAATCGGGCGGCGTCTTCACCACGACGTACGGCAACGAGCGTCGCGAGCCTCTCCCGTCACTGCGACGGAAGATTGCGGCGAACATGACGCAGTCTTGGACGACCATTCCTCACGTCCATCAGTTCCAGGAGGCCGACATCACTGAGTTGATGGAGCTGCAGAAACGGTACGCGCTCGAATTCAAGAAGAAAGGCGCGACGCTGACGCTCACCAGTCTCATCCTCAAAGCCGTCGTCCACGCGCTGAAGCGATATCCTCTGTTGAACGCCACCCTCGATCTCACCAGCGGCGAAGTGATCTACAAGGATTATTACAATATCGGCGTCGCCGTGGATACGCCGGCAGGATTGATCGTGCCGGTCGTCCACGACGTCGATCGTAAAGACTTGTTTCAAATTTCTTTGGAGCTCGCCGATCTGGCTGAGCGCACGCGGGCACGTGGGGTCAAGCTGGAAGAGTTGCGCGGCGCCACCTTTACCGTGAGCAATATGGGTGGGCTCGGCGCCGGTCCGTTCACCCCAATCATCAACACACCACAAGTAGGTATCTTGGGCATCGGGAAGGCCAGGATGACGCCGGTGTATCGTGACGGGCAATTCGTGCCTCGCCGTGTGCTGCAACTTTGCGTGGCCTACGATCATCGGCTGGTGGATGGAGCGGTCGGGGCTCGATTTACCATCGAGATCGTCAAGGTGCTGGAAGACTTCCAGGGGATGTTTCTGGGACTGTGA
- the lpdA gene encoding dihydrolipoyl dehydrogenase yields the protein MAGSQYDVAVIGAGPGGYTAAFHAADIGLRTALIDQEPQLGGVCLLRGCIPSKALLHAAKLVTDAADGEAWGIRFEKPRIELATLRDRTRSVIGKLTKGVRTLANSRKVDVFQARATFTNPTTLTLSGSDGTRTLSCSHTILATGSRPVVPNSLKLDDPRVMDSTSALDLPDVPGRLLVVGGGYIGLELGTVYEALGSEVTVVEMLPRLLTGADPDLVRPLQQRLQRRFKAIKLDTKVASLEVREDGIAATLEGPEGTNLEVFDRVLVAVGRKANTEQLGLEHTKVAVSEKGFVQVDRQLRTAEPTVFAIGDVIGEPMLAHKATHEGLVAARVIAGKEATFDPAAIPAVVFTDPEIAWCGLTEEAAKAAGQAVKVTRFPWAASGRATTVGRNDGLTKLVCDPESGRILGVGLCGVGAGELIAEGVLAVEMGAVAEDLAASIHPHPTLSETVMEAAELFHGRTTHFYPSKR from the coding sequence ATGGCTGGATCGCAGTACGATGTGGCGGTGATCGGCGCAGGCCCCGGCGGCTACACCGCGGCCTTCCACGCGGCTGATATCGGCCTCCGCACCGCATTGATCGATCAAGAACCGCAACTTGGAGGCGTCTGCTTACTACGGGGCTGTATCCCCTCGAAAGCCTTGCTGCATGCAGCCAAGCTGGTGACCGACGCAGCAGACGGGGAAGCATGGGGAATTCGTTTCGAGAAACCTCGGATAGAGCTTGCGACCCTCCGTGATCGGACAAGGAGCGTCATCGGTAAACTGACCAAGGGTGTGCGGACGTTGGCAAACAGTCGTAAAGTGGATGTGTTTCAAGCACGAGCGACATTCACGAATCCGACGACACTGACGTTGTCCGGATCTGACGGGACGCGAACGCTCTCCTGTTCCCACACGATCCTCGCCACCGGCTCACGTCCTGTCGTTCCAAATTCTCTCAAGCTCGATGATCCGCGAGTGATGGATTCCACGAGCGCGCTCGATTTGCCCGATGTTCCAGGGCGATTGCTCGTCGTGGGCGGTGGATACATCGGACTGGAATTGGGGACCGTGTACGAAGCCCTTGGATCAGAAGTGACGGTCGTTGAGATGCTGCCGCGCCTGCTCACCGGCGCCGATCCGGACCTCGTGAGGCCTCTGCAGCAACGACTGCAACGGCGATTCAAGGCCATCAAGCTGGACACGAAGGTGGCCTCACTAGAGGTTCGTGAGGACGGTATCGCTGCGACCCTGGAGGGCCCTGAGGGAACCAACCTAGAGGTCTTCGATCGCGTCCTCGTTGCCGTGGGGCGCAAGGCGAACACGGAGCAGCTCGGACTCGAACATACCAAAGTCGCCGTCTCTGAAAAAGGCTTCGTACAGGTCGATCGACAGCTTCGCACGGCCGAGCCAACCGTCTTTGCAATCGGCGACGTGATCGGGGAACCGATGCTGGCGCACAAGGCTACCCATGAAGGGCTGGTCGCGGCCAGGGTGATTGCAGGAAAAGAGGCGACGTTCGACCCTGCCGCTATTCCGGCGGTCGTCTTCACCGATCCCGAAATCGCCTGGTGCGGCCTGACCGAAGAAGCCGCCAAGGCAGCGGGACAAGCAGTAAAAGTGACGCGCTTTCCCTGGGCGGCTTCAGGTCGAGCTACCACCGTGGGTCGCAACGATGGCCTGACCAAATTGGTCTGCGATCCCGAGTCCGGAAGAATCCTCGGGGTAGGGCTCTGCGGAGTCGGTGCGGGAGAGCTGATCGCCGAAGGCGTTCTGGCAGTGGAAATGGGAGCCGTCGCCGAAGACCTGGCTGCCTCAATCCACCCACATCCTACGCTGAGCGAGACCGTCATGGAGGCAGCGGAGCTCTTCCATGGACGAACCACGCACTTTTATCCATCTAAACGGTGA